The genomic interval GCTGCGGCTCAACCGCCGTCTCGCGCCGGAGTTCTACGTCGGCCTCGCGCCGGTCTGGCTGCGGCCGAAGGGGATCGTCGAGGTCGGGCAGCCGAGCGAGACGCCGCCGCCCTGCGACGAGCTGCTCGTCGTGATGAAGCGCCTGCCGCAGGAACGGATGATGGACAAGCTGCTCGCCGAGGGGGCGCTCGAGGCGCGGCACGTCGAGCGGCTGGCGCGCTTGGTCGCGGCGTTCCACGCCCGCGCCGAGGCGGGCGTGGAGATCGAGAAGCACGGGACGCGCGACGCCGCGGGTCGCCTGGCGATCGAGAACTTCGACCAGACGGAAGTCTTCCGCGGGCGGTTCGTCGATCCGCGGACGCACCACCTGATGCGCGCCCGCACGACGCAGTTCCTGGAGACGCGCGAGCGGCTCTTCCGGACGCGCGTCGCCGCGGGGCGGGTGCGCGACTGCCACGGCGACCTGCACTCGCCGAACGTCTGCATCCTCGCCGACGGCAAGCCGGTCGTCTACGACTGCATCGAGTTCTCGCCGGCCTACCGCTGCGGCGACGTCGCCTCCGAGGTCGCGTTCACGGCGATGGACCTCGAGTTCCGGGGCCGCGCGGATCTGGCCGACGCGTTCGTCGAGACGTACGGGCGGATCGCGGGGGATCCGACGCTCGAGGCGGCGCTGCCGTTCTACAAGGCGTACCGCGCGATGGTCCGGGCGAAGATCTCGTCGCTCACCGCCTCGGCGACGGAAGTGGACGAGGCGGTGCGCGCGCGCGCCGCGGACGACGCGCGGAAGCTCTACGCGCTCGCCGAGCGGTACACGCGGGGCCTCGTGCCGCCGACGGTGATCGTCCTCTCGGGGCTGACCGGCGTGGGGAAGACCGCGGTGGCCGACAAGCTGCGCCGCGCGGCGGGGCTCGCCCCGCTGGAGACCG from bacterium carries:
- a CDS encoding AAA family ATPase: MSDGMDIETLIAALAAPGALPMAGDGLTLVVQTHISAVFLAGEHAFKLKKPVDFGFLDFSTPEKRAHFCREELRLNRRLAPEFYVGLAPVWLRPKGIVEVGQPSETPPPCDELLVVMKRLPQERMMDKLLAEGALEARHVERLARLVAAFHARAEAGVEIEKHGTRDAAGRLAIENFDQTEVFRGRFVDPRTHHLMRARTTQFLETRERLFRTRVAAGRVRDCHGDLHSPNVCILADGKPVVYDCIEFSPAYRCGDVASEVAFTAMDLEFRGRADLADAFVETYGRIAGDPTLEAALPFYKAYRAMVRAKISSLTASATEVDEAVRARAADDARKLYALAERYTRGLVPPTVIVLSGLTGVGKTAVADKLRRAAGLAPLETDRIRKELAGLDPSKPAPAGVGQGIYTHAMTAATYRTLARGAAERIEQGDAPLAVGTFVAREQRKALRDVAAEAKTPLLFVRLTAPQDVVEGRLTKRPPGMSDGTVEVYRSMLQRAEAPDEIPESERLDVDTSNRDPETSAEVILARLRGE